The Heteronotia binoei isolate CCM8104 ecotype False Entrance Well chromosome 11, APGP_CSIRO_Hbin_v1, whole genome shotgun sequence genome includes the window gcgttcgatacggtcgaccatcggcttctggcgtgccgccttgccgacgcatggattcaggggctggccttgcaatggctttcctctttccttgacggtcggggacaaagggtggcgattggggaggaactgtcccagagacacacgcttgattgcggggtgcctcaaggggcggtactttccccgatgttatttaacatctatatgcgcccccttgcccagattgcccgaaggtatgggctgggttgtcatcaatatgctgatgacacccagctctatctgcttatggacggccggcccgcctgcgccccagaaaatctggaccgggcgttacaggcagtggctaggtggcttaggctgtgcgggctgaagctgaatccggcgaagacagaggtcctttgcttgagttgctgcggcccgggaagggaaatccccctgccagtttttgacggcgcgccgctgacagcgtcgggcagggtcaagagtctgggggtgctattggagccttctctgacgatagaggctcagatagcagccactgccaagtccgcttttttttcaccttaggcgggcgaggcagttggcccccttcctggaacgcgacgacctagcaacagtgatccatgctacggtcacctcgaggttggactactgtaatgccctctacatggggctacccttgtgccggacctggaaactgcagttagtgcagaacgctgctgcccggctgctactagggctcccaagatgggagcacattcggccggggctccgggatctgcactggctgccagtaatattccgagtccagtacaaggtgttggtcattacctttaaagccctatatggcctaggacctgtctaccttagggaccgtctctccccacacgttccccagagagtactacgctcgggttcacaaaacctgctggtagtccctgggccaaaggaggcccgcctaaaatccaccagggattgggccttctcaatagcggcaccttattggtggaaccagctgccggaggaggtgcgggccctgcgggacctagggcagttccgcagggcctgtaagacagccctcttccggcaggcctataacacctaactgataataagaacatctctggatggaacaaaatgcttctatagaccgctggttttatcttatcttgttttattaattatggttttaattgtatttgtaaatgttttaaatcgaattgtatgaattattatgctgtgagccgccctgagacacttcggtgagaagggcgggatataagtccactaaataaataaataaataagtgtatcATATTGGTTGTTATGCCAGGCACTGAAGCCTTGCCAAGCAGAGATTTATAAAGTTATGCATGGCATGGTGGGAGGAGATAGAAGAAATGTTTGGCAGTCTTCTACCGTTAACATTTGAGATCATCCAGTTACATTGCTTGACAGTAGGTTTCTGAGCAGACAAAAAGAATGTATGTTTTTCATGCAATGCATACTTAACTTTACAAGTTTTGAAAAAGATTAGACAAAGTAACAGAAGTATAACTTGAGTACTTCCCAGAGGCTAGCTACTGATGGGAAGAAGATACTAGACTTCATGGACCCAGGAATGGTTTTTTTTACTCCAGACACTTTCCATGGGATTAGTAATGGCATTGCATGTGACTGGTGATTTGATGCATGTTACACTTAATGCCACATGTAAAGCCACATGCTAACAATCAGTATTAAAAAGAGATTGGTTTAATTCTATTAAATGTGTAATTCTAAGGAGGTCTCATTACTGGATTGGTATAATATTGTATAATATGTAGCCtgcttcccacaaaatatattgCACTCAAATATAATAGCAGGATATTTCATAGGTTCCTAAATAGGTTGGTTTTGATCATAACAAAATTCCTGGCAGGTATGATTCCTGGACTTAGAAGTGCTCCATACATCAGGTAAGCCCAGGTTTATCAAATTAGGTTTATTAaattaaaaagcaaaagaaaagaatgTTACAAGAAAACCAAACCATTACACACACAACCTGGCCCCAGTCTCCTCACACACCATTGTCTAATATGTCCTAGTCCCCCGCCCATCTGAGTTTATTATTTTGAACAACTGTATCCTGTTCTTAGGAAAATGGTTTTGCAGAAGAGGTAACCATGTATTAAAAATAGTTGTGAATATAAATATTATtcagttaaaaacatttaaaataattaattagcaaaaatacaaacaataaacATTACAAACtaacaattataaggtaaatgctatcaGTGGCATGATTTATGCCATGCACACTCTTATATCACTACTGCAGATGGCTCTCTGGGTAGCACACTTATCCTAGCAAACTCCATTATGTGCTTTCTCCCATTTCAAAAGCAGAACAAATGGTACAATCAGTAATCTAAAAAGATGTAATTTACAAACTTGAGTCATCAGTCAGACACTCAATTCATTTTAATGCTTTACAGCCAGAGTTATATAAATAATATTCACATATGACCAAATCCTTTTTTTGgtaggtttttttctttttggctgaGTGTGCAGTTCTTTTAAACCAGCTGCAACATTCAGCATCCTATTTAGTAATGTCCATATAAAACAGAAAAGAACAAAAACTGGCTTCCATCAGAGCAAGCTGATTAAAAATATGCACACAGTGATGCCTGCAATAGAGGAAAGCTACCTCGCTATTTACATTTTGCACACTGAGATTTCAAAGGGCCTCAAGAGTGCAGAAAGACAGAAAATGGAGTAAATTCTCAACATTAAGTCCCCACAGAACATACAGGGTGATGTCATGGATAGATGTCATGGCCTTAGACTAGGAGGCCTGGGTTGAACTCCCTCCTCAGTCAGTGCACTCACTGGGTAAATTGGGCTAATCACAAAGTAGCCTACCTAACAAGTATGTTTTGAAAGTAAATGGGAACAACCCACTCCATGCTGTGTAAGTTAAAGgtttcatatatatatgtataatttgAAGTATTggttgtatatttatttatttattaatttatttgtatactggctgtatatttatttatagaTGGCTCAAAATTTTGTTCAATAAAATGAGTCAACACATAAAATTcacttttaaaattgttgttgttcagtcgcacagtcgagtttgactctttgcgaccccatggacaaagtcacaccaggccctcctgtcttctaccatcctccgaagtctgctcaaacttttaaaataccaCACACCAAAACTGCCAAATTAAACCCCTCTGGAACTCTATGATAACTAATTAAAAAGAATTTCAACCATGCCgaaaggaaggccatagacaGTCTCCGAAACAATATGGATATTACAATTAAAGAAGCAGACAAAGAAGGAGCTGTTATCATTATGAATACATCAGACTACATCCAAgaggctcaaagacaactctcaaatactgtttttttacaactgtactcagaccccacacaagaatacaaaaaagaactaaacaagattacaaaggaattaccaATGAACATTCAGGAACAGATCCTTTCACATCACAGGAGCCTCGACCAGGTATCTTTTACCTTCTACCCAAAAtgcacaaacctggcaacccaggATGCCGCATTGTCTCAGGGATAGGCACTatcactgagggggtatctggatatacagattctattctaagaccctatgTCACCAGTGCTCCTAGTTATGTTCTTGATACCACAGTCTTTCTgaagaaaatacaatctttgaacagcCTTCCAGATaatactatcttagccaccatggatgtggaatctctgtATACCAACACATTGCACACCAAAATGGATTACAAACTGTAAGGAATATAATTTCTGAcaaaaaacacagctgactttgccaccaaactgctattttgttctcacccataaccagATCTGGCGATGAACTGTTCTTCCAGATCAATgatacagccatgggcacccacatggccccacaatatgctaacatctttatggctgacttggagcaagaCTTCCTAAACTCCTACCCATTAATACCTTTCTTCTATCTGTGTTAtgttgatgacatttttattgtctggacacatgggaaagaagccctggacacattccaccaggcattcaatgacttttaCCCTactatcaacctgacaatgaaccaatctatggaagaaatacattttctgtacACTGTacaaacaccactagtggtcacacacaactctcaacttaaaacagttcaacacatTAACGACTTACAACCTTTTTTGGATAGGGACAGCTCTCTtttacaagcagtgttccctctaaacggaggagtcttgtgagcaaaaattctactttgtgagctacgggcattaaagtcgtgagttATTGGCATCagaattgtgagctactggataaattagtttgctctagggtcatttttcctgagctgagacaagaatgtttgagccagaggctaaaaaactgtgagctagctctcaataactcagcttagagggaacattgttcacaagtactggggggcaAACCTATTCTTGCATACAGAcaaccccccaatctcaaacaactcctcacccacaataatacagcaTCTCTTTTgtgcatggacactggtaccagagcttgcagtaaacccaAATGCCAGCTTTCTTGCAATATACACCCAGACCACagtggacctaacagcattaactataccatctcaggctcattcacttgctcatcttccaacactGTTTATGGCATTAAAtggcaacaatgcccttcagttctctacatagggcaaacaggacaaaccccaagccaaaggataaatggacacaaatctgacactaCGAATTACaacactgagaaacctgtaggcaAACACTTCAGCTTcccaggacattcagtgggtgacctcaaagtagctgtttaacTGCAAAGAAACTTCAATAACAGAATGGAAAtggagactgctgaattacaagttttTAAGAAACTGGGAACAAACACCTAACGGACTGAACAGGGATAATGGTTTCTTATTTCACTACATGcactaaacccattctcaccaactGAAGCTATACATTTGCTGTATTCCAGTGCTTTTCCCTTTAGAAataatgtatcagaataatgtttgtgCTATTATGCAATATATCAGAGTAGAAATCTCTCTGACAGAACAACTCTTAGAAAAGGATGTTGTTGAGAGATATACATCCACGGTATTCTAATATATTTTTTGTTTTAGTATTTGAACAGAGTAGAAAAATATTTTGAACAGAAAAATATTGCTATTTTAACCAAGGCTTTAGAGGTGAccaatggaacattacaacagactctaaatTTATTACTCTTCACAGTTAAAAAACCTAATGACATAgatatcaatctccaattctgacatgtatATTGCCTTTGCTGTCCCACCCCCAGCTGGACACAGACCAACAGTTATCAGACCTGACCTTGTTATtcctttaatctgttaaaaaacattttcactattttgcatactaattcactgcctacTCTCTATATATGTGGGACTGCTAATCTGATggagtgtgcttttagcacatgaaaactcacattttgatagggctgccaagctcccaccaggggtgagagatcccctgatttggggggccccaacctgccagcatggagcaagccactggggggatccccgTTCCCAAAGAACCCCATTATCGCACCATGTGCCctgtatgatgacatcacccagaagtgacatcctgCCAGGCACGGCACACTGGGGACACTCTAcgatttgtggtaaaactctatggtaccttagAGTTTTCACCGCAAATCCTAGAACATCCCTAGTGTGTCATGtccggcgtgatgatgtcacttctgggtaccatagagtttttaccgtgAATGaccacatcacttctgggtgacatcatcatgccccgCGCGCTTCTTGTGTGTGAGAGCAGTCCCCTGCTGCAGCAgtcaagggacttggcaaccctacattttgaataaaactttgttggtcttaaaaggtgctactggacttctactTTACTCTATCTAAAAAGTGCTTGCGGGAAGGGAATGGATTTTACAGAATTCTGAAAATAGCCCAGGGAGGGTGCTGTGCATAGTTTGGAGTCCCACTGAAAAGCTTAGGTGATAGAATGATTGCCATCAGTGGAATGCAACTTCTCCGATGCAGCCCAGAATTCCCCCTGAAGTTTTGTTCTTGGGAAACGGGACCTCCACAGGGATTCTGActccaggaaattcctggatatttgggttGTACATTCTGGGGAGGataaagtttggggaggggaggggaggggcctcagcaaggaaTAACGCCAtacagtccacactccaaagtagtcattttctccagggaaactgatctctagtctgtaaatgaactgtaattccaggagatgacCAGGCctaacctggaggctgggaacactATGTGTGTGTACTGTAATTAGGGTTGCAAACTCTgggcttggaaattcctggagatttgggggaagaggggggttgggggaggagatggtcctcagcagggtataatgccacaaaatCTACCCTCTGAAGATCCATTTTCTCAAGGTAAACCGATCCCTATTGTCTGGAGAGCAATTAAATTCTGGGAAATCTTCAGGTTCTGCCTGGGAGATGGCAATCATGTCACCTGGGACAGCATGAGGGGGCTATTAAAAGTCTGCCCTCTCTTGTATAGGTGGAGATAATTGGCAAGATCCAACTGCGTATCTCTAGTGGAACTGGTTGAGTACCttagcagcagtgttccctctaagctgagttagcaggagctagctcacagatttttagcccccagctcacacctttttgtcaggaaaaatggccccagagcacaataatttatgcagtagctcacaactttaataactcacaagactgcagcttagagggaacattgcttagcaGGCACCACAGAAAAGATCTGAGCCCTGGTGGCAGGCTGCTGCTGGCTTCACTTCCCTAAATGAACACTAGGAGAAACTGCTGTGATGAGGTAAGTGATAAGAGGTATATAATGGGAGACCGGGCTTTCCAGTGGGTTCCAGTCagtagcaatactccctctaagctgtggagtcctgtgagcaaaaagtctactttgtgagctactggcattaatgttgtgagctgctgcataagttagttcgctctggggccgttttttcctgagctaagacaaaaatgtgtgaactggagactgagatctgtgagctagctcacactaactcaccttagagggaacgctggtcagtAATTCATAAAGGGCTTTATAGGTCAAAAACAGAACCTTGAACTGAGCCTGGAAACCAATCAGCAGCCACAACAAAACCTTCAAAGCAAACAACAAATAACAGTAGCAATCAAAAAGATTTcataaaacaatttacaattcaACGTTAAGGCAAATTTGTATGTTAACGCATTATTagtgcccttttaaaaaaaaatctctttatcTCACATTAGCTCTTCAGTAAGCTTCTGTATAGTTTGTTTCAGGTGGATAGCAGTGTTGGCCTGCAGTACAAGTTATTGACGGCTGTGCTGCTTTTATAACATCCAACCTGAGGAAACTTTTTGGAGTACACAAAAGCCTGCAATGCTATTTTGTGAGTACTTGATTGTTCCTAATAAGTATTATCTGGATTGTGTTTGTGATTAATATAAAGCAGGCTCAGTATTTTGTGCTAACTGAAGAGGATCCCCACATAGAATGTATGGCTGGGATCCAGTTGTTGGATGCAGTTCTTTTAACAGCCTCTCCCTTCTGACCAATGAAAGCCCAAAGCTTCATTTTTGTTCTAACTACAACTACACTAAAGACCAAGACAGGTTGGGTAAGAACTACCACCTGCTGGTCAATTGTGAAAACTGCATGTACTACTGGCAAAATAAATACACCCAGAGCAACGTGTATTAATTTTAAATGGCAAATAAAAGCATGAAGAGATAAAATCAGAGCAGAGGAATAATGGCAGTTGCTATCTTACTATTTAATGTTATGACAGAGTATGTTAATTCAGTGGGCTCTCTTAATTTTACCAATTTCATCTACAAGCAAATAACAGCATGTTAAAAACTAGTTTATCCTCCCTTTGTAAGTCCACACAATAAACAGTGAGGGATATAAAATGGTGCATTGAAACTCAGTATCCCAGACATGATTCTCTCAATAAGAACTAGTGTTCCTTGGCAAAGCTGTTCTCCTGTGGAAAAAAAAAGCTGGCTAGTATTGCAAAAAGATGACACAATCGAGGCCTGTGGCTTTAAGACTCACAAGGGTTCTCTGAGATGGAATCGAATCCAAATCCCCCACAAAACAAGATTCTTTGAAGAAAAGAGATGCTGTTTTGTCATCACAGATGAGTGCATTTTTAAAGTCCTCTCAgaccaaacaaaaaaaccctgcaagacTTGTCAAGATttaggaacccccccccctttttttaaattgcatttctGTTAAAGAAAACAAATTCTCAGATTCTCAACTTGGTCAGGTGATGGCTGGGCTGAGAAATGTTTCTTAAGCATTTCTAAAGCTTTAGCATTCTGAGCATTTGTGGCTTTTTCTTCATCCAATTCCCTTTTAGCATCCTGCAgctctctttgtatttttctGATTTCTGCATCATAGTGCTGTTTCACCTTTTCTACAGATAACTTATTTTCAAAATGGTGCTGTTCTTTCAGCTTCTTTAATGCTTCTTGCAAATCTTTCTTCTGTAGGTTTAAATGCAGAATTTCTCCACGTGCTTCCTGGAAGTCTGCATTCAGACTTCTGAGGCTCTCTGATTTTTGATGCAATTCTTGTTGCAAAGCTTCAAACTTAgcatcttttttgaaactttgttTTTGAATCTGTTCTAACTGGGCAGTCTTACACAGAGCCTCTTTTCTGGAAATGCTTAACTCTTGTTTAGTTTGGTCAAATTCTGCTACTAATTTTTTGCATTTAGCTTTAAGTCGCACCAGCTCTGTCTTTAGGAAAGACagctgaaattttaaaaagatgcttTCTGAATGCTCCTTGTGCATTTCTTTTCTTAAAGCTGCAAATTCCTTTGCATTCCAGATACAATGACCTCCTGTTTCCTCAGTGCTTTCTTCAGATCCAGCATCTAAATTAGCAGATCCCCAGCAGGCAGAATctcctcctgtttcctcctttGAATTGTTTATCTTTGTCCCTGCTACACTTGGCTCATGTTTTTTTACAAGTTTGGAAGGAAAGTCTTTGCTATGGAACCTGctttcttcttgaaacttggtCATTTCCATATTGTAGAGTTCTTTCATTTTGCCTCCTCTTTCTAAATTCAGCTTTTCACAtatcagtggctggggctgatgagtcTGATTTAAAAAATCATCCTGGCTGAAATGAGGAGAAAACAGCGTCTCCACCCAGTGTTGATTTGAAGTTTCCATTTCAGATGCATCcacctatggggggggggggggattaaaaccaACAATTGATGGGATACATCACGTATGACAATTTTCAAAGTTAAAGTTTGTTTTCAAAGTGAAATAAACAAAAAACTTACTCCTAAAAATAAAAgtattgtagcaccttaaagaccaagacATTTGTCACGAATGGCTTTAGCCCATAAAAGCTTACACTGCAATGAACCTGTTAGCGTTTAAGGCACCATGAGACTCCTTTTGTTTtagctgcaacagactaacatggctactctacTAGAATACCTAAACATGCTAAAATTTGAAAGTAAAACCTTCTGATTGTAATAAGTCATTTCCAGGTGGGTGTGTACTGGACTGCCACCTTACAACCCCAAAGCGAACAGTTTAGAATATGTCTAATGTTACCTAGTTGTGGTATTACAAAATCATAATGTTGTGCAGTGCAAGCATTATGGACACCTTCAGAATGAAAATGTTTGGACTGGGGTGCTTTATCTATGTAAGCTCACTTGGTTAACCGCAATCTCTCAGCCTActttacctcacaggttgttttgagaataaaatgCAGCGAGATGGAACAGTATAACCACCCTGAGCACCTTGGAGGAAGGCTAGGATACTAACTAAATAACTATATTTACAGTGCAGTCCCAAAATGGGTTACACACTCTTAAATCCACTGAAGTTAATTAGATTAGAAGGTGCGATTCTGTTTAAGATGGCACTGTTATACCACCATCTTAAGGCTGGTCTCCTAGGAGTAGCCTTGACTAAAGGGCCGCCAACAGCCTAAagaaaaatctcctttatctttaaTAGAGGTTTACTGTTTGGAAATGAGCAGCTGAACCCCACTGTGGTATAGCAGCGCTGGACTAGGATATCAGGAAGACCCAGGAATTAATCCCTGCTTTGCCATAaagtttactgggtgaccttgggccggtcacatgCATTTAGACTAGCCTGCCACAcacagttgttgtgaagatacagggttgccaggtcttacctggcggCTGGAAGGGGATTTTCCTCTTGCACGCAAAGCACACAAGGTGCAATTACATTATCCAGAAAGTGCTgttattgtgctgggcacattgcaagGGAGAACCCTTTAGCACTTGGAAAAATCTCTATCATAGAGTTTCTTCCAAAAGTTAGTGTCTCTCTCATGCGACGTGCTcagtgcaataatgtcacttctgggtgacgtcatcacgccgagCACATTGCAGCACaccagtgctctttgggggcagggctgtgccaccagccagt containing:
- the CCDC160 gene encoding coiled-coil domain-containing protein 160, which gives rise to METSNQHWVETLFSPHFSQDDFLNQTHQPQPLICEKLNLERGGKMKELYNMEMTKFQEESRFHSKDFPSKLVKKHEPSVAGTKINNSKEETGGDSACWGSANLDAGSEESTEETGGHCIWNAKEFAALRKEMHKEHSESIFLKFQLSFLKTELVRLKAKCKKLVAEFDQTKQELSISRKEALCKTAQLEQIQKQSFKKDAKFEALQQELHQKSESLRSLNADFQEARGEILHLNLQKKDLQEALKKLKEQHHFENKLSVEKVKQHYDAEIRKIQRELQDAKRELDEEKATNAQNAKALEMLKKHFSAQPSPDQVENLRICFL